The nucleotide sequence GGAACCTCCATTACCAATGACCTGATTCAGACCAGTGCGGCAATTAACCCCGGAAACAGCGGCGGCGCCCTGCTGAATATGAACGGTGAAGTAATCGGAATCAATTCCGTAAAATATGCAGATACTCAGGTGGAAGGTATGGGATTTTCCATTCCGGTTTCCGCAGCGGAACCGATTATCAATGATTTGATTACAAGAGAAGTAGTGGATGAATCCAACTCCGCATATCTGGGTGTATCCGGGCAGGATGTAACAGAAGACCTGGCAAAAAATTTCGGTATGCCGGAAGGGTTGTATATTACATTTGTACAGGAAAACAGCGCTGCAGAGCAGGCGGGAATTAAAAAGGGCGATGTAATCACAGAATTTGACGGAAGAAAAATCAAATCCATGGAAGGCTTATCGGATATCATACAGTATTATGCAGCAGGCAGTGAAGTGGAGATTACCATTCAGACCAATGAGAACGGAGAATGGCAGGAACAGAAAATAACGGCAAAACTTGGGAAAAAGAATATCCAGGAGCAGTAGATGGAGTCTGTGTTACTGTTCACACCCTACGGGTGTTCCGGTAACGGCATCCGGCCATTTAAAGTCACCTTCGGTGAGGGGCCGGATGCCCGGCAGCCACTACTTCTTTGGCCGGACACCGTGCAGCGTAGTGCACGGTGCCGTGTGAACAGTAACGAGTCTGTTACTGACGGAAAGAAAGGGCCGATTTTTTTCTTTTAAAATTACAGAAAATGTGGTAGAATAAAAAAGAATTCTTTTTGCAGAATGTACCGCAGAAAACGAAAATGCCAATCCGGAATCTGTCCGGATTGGCGTTTCATCATACAGGAAAGACGGGAGGTTTTTATGAGAAAGAAAAAAATCGTAATTGCGCTTGGCCATGACGCCCTTGGAACCACATTGCCGGAGCAGAAAAGCGCCACGAAGAAAACGGCCGGAGCAGTGGTGGATTTTATAAAGGACGATTACCAGGTGGTCATTTCCCATAGCAACGGACCTCAGGTGGGAATGATTCACACTGCAATGGCAGAATTCTGCAGAATCTATCCGGAGTATACCGCTACACCCATGTCAGTCTGTTCTGCCATGAGCCAGGGGTATATTGGATATGACCTGCAGAATGCCATCCGGACCGAACTTCTGAACCGGGGAATTTACAAACCGGTTTCCACGATTCTGACCCAGGTATGTGTGGACCCCTATGACGAAGCGTTTTACCGTCCTTCCAAGGAAATCGGACGTTTTATGACGGAGGAGGAAGCAGAGGCAGAGGAGAAAAAGGGTAATCACGTGGTGAAAACAGACCGGGGATACCGCAGAATTGTGGCAGCACCCCGGCCTGTGGATATTGTGGAGATTGACGCCATCCGTGCCCTTCTGGACGCAGACCAGATCGTAATTGCCTGCGGAGGCGGCGGAATCCCTGTACTTGCTCAGGGACACAGGCTGAAAGGAGCCAGCGCTGTGATTGAAAAAGATTCCGCAGCGGGAAAACTGGCGGATCTGGTTGACGCGGAACGTCTTGTAATTTTAACAGGTGTGGAGCAGGTCTGTCTGAATTTCGGCACGGATCAGGAGACGCCCATAGATGAAATGACCACAGAACAGGCCAGAAGTTATATGGAAGAGGGGCAGTTTGAAGCGGGTACCATGCTGCCAAAAATTGAAGCCGCCATTGAATTTATCGGCAATTCCGCAGTGCGCAGCGCGCTGATTACCAGACTGGAAGTTTCACGGGATGGGGTGAAAAAAGCCCCCGGAACACTGATACACAAATAAGGAGAGTGAAGAGTAAAATGAAAAATTTAAGAAAAACCAAGATTATCTGTACCTTAGGACCGGCAACGGATAAAGAGGACGTATTAAAGCAGCTTATGATAGAGGGAATGAATGTTGCCCGATTTAATTTTTCCCATGGCACCCACGAGGAACAGGGAGAACGGCTGAAAAAAGTGAAACGTCTGCGTGAGGAACTGGATTTGCCGGTGGCCTCTCTGCTGGATACCAAAGGGCCGGAAATCCGTCTCCGGGAGCTGAAAGACGGAAAAGCCATGCTGGAAGCAGGGCAGAAATTCACTCTCACAACGGAAGAAATCCTGGGGGATGCCAGCCGGGTTTCCATAACCTACAAAGATCTGGTAAAAGATGTGGAGCCAGGATGCAGGATTCTCATTGACGACGGACTGATTGAACTTATTGTGGATGAGGTAACCGACACAGAGATCGTCTGTCATGTGATAAACGGGGGCATGATTTCCAATAAGAAGGGAGTCAATGTGCCCAATGTGGAACTGACCATGCCTTATATCAGTGAAAAGGATTATGAGGATATCGTATTCGGCATTGAAAATGACTTTGACTTTGTGGCGGCATCTTTTGTGCGGACAGCCGACGACGTGCTGCAGATAAGGAAAATTTTTGAGGAAAAGAACTGCAATAACATCAATATAATTTCCAAAATTGAAAATATGCAGGGCGTGGAAAATATTGATGAGATTATCCGGGTATCTGACGGAATTATGGTGGCCAGAGGAGATATGGGCGTGGAAATTCCTCTGGAGGATGTGCCGGTCATTCAGAAAATGATGATTAAGAAGGTAATCGAGGCCGGGAAACAGGTAATTACCGCCACCCAGATGCTGGATTCCATGATGAAGAATCCAAGACCCACCCGTGCAGAGGCTACTGACGTGGCCAATGCCATTTATGACGGAACCAGCGCGATTATGCTTTCCGGAGAAACCGCAGCAGGGCTTTACCCTGTGGAGGCTTTAAAAACCATGGTAAAAATTGCCATCCGCACCGAGCAGGATATCAATTACACTGCCCGGTTTAAAGCAAGACAGAATCCGGATAATCCAGATATTACCAATGCCATTTCCCATGCCACCTGTACGACGGCAAATGATCTGAATGCTGCAGCGATAATTACCGTTACCCAGTCGGGAAGGACAGCCCGTATGATTTCCAAATACAGGCCTGACTGTACCATTATCGGAGGAAGCATGTACCCCAAGGTATGCCGTCAGTTAAACCTTTCCTGGGGTGTGACGCCCCTGATTATGGAGCCCAAGGAAGATGCGGACGAACTGTTTGAGCATGCGGTGGATGTGGTAGAACGGGCCGGCCTGATTTCCATGGGAGATATTACGGTGATTACCGGCGGAGTGCCCCTGGGCGTATCTGGAACAACCAATATTCTGAAAGTCCATGTGGCAGGCCATATTCTCCTTACCGGAGAAGGAATCAGTGATAAATCCGTATCCGCCAGCCTTTGCGTCTGCAAAAATGTGTCCGAGCTGCGGCGGAATTTTAAAGCAGGAGATATTATTGTGGCAAAGGAAACCAGCAATGAGATGATGGAACAGATTCGGGAGGCCTCCGGCCTGATTGTGGAAGAAGGCGGGGCTGGTTCCCACGCGGTGATTGCAGGTCTGAGCCTTGATATTCCGGTGCTGATTCGAGCAGAATATGCCACCGATATTTTAAAAACAGGGGCATACGTCACTCTGGACGCAAAAGAAGGAATTGTAAGCTGCAATCGTTAGCCAGGAAGAAAAGAGGATTCAGATGAAAAAATACAGGAAACGTACGGTGTGGATGGCATTTTTGATGGTAGCAGCCATACTGTGCGGCGGATGCGGAAACGTCGGGAAATCTGCCGGACAGAATTCACAGGCTTTGGAGCAGCAGACAGAGAAACAGGAATCTTCCGGAACGGAGACAGCGGATAATCCGGAACAGTCCGATACAGAGGAAACAGCAGAATCTGCTCCGAAAGAAAATCCGGATGAGGGAAAAAATCCGAATACGGAAGAAAACCTGGATGCAGAGCCTGACAGTCCTGCATTAAATAAAGAAACTACGGTATATGCCAGGGAAGAAGTGGTGACAACTTCCTCCGTCAATGTGCGGACAGCGCCTTCTACGGACAGCGAAGTGTATCAGACGTCGGCCCGCAGAAGTGAATTTGTACGGACAGCGGACGACGGAACCTGGAGTGCGGTGGAGCTGGAAGGAAAGGAATACTACATTGCTTCCGAATATCTGAAACTGAAATCAGAAATGACAGATAACGGATATCTGGTGGTGATTGACGCAGGGCATCAGGGCAAAGGGAACAGCGAGCAGGAGCCCATTGGCCCCGGAGCTTCCGAAACCAAGGCAAAAGTAGCCAGCGGTACTTCCGGCTGTGCCAGCGGCCTGAATGAATACGAGCTGACCCTTGCGGTATCACTGAAGCTGCAGGCGGAACTGGAAGCCAGAGGATATCAGGTTCTTATGGTCCGTACCAGCCATGATGTGAATATCAGCAACAGCGAACGGGCGGCGGTGGCCAACAATGCAGGAGCGGACGCATTTATCCGGGTACATGCCAACGGTTCAGACGACAGCAGCGAACACGGAATTCTGACTATCTGTCCCACCTCCGGCAATCCCTATATGGGCAGTCTTTACAGCCAGTGCCGGAGCCTGTCCGAATGTGTGCTGGACGGAGCGGTGAATGCCACCGGAGCCAATAAGAAATATATCTGGGAGACGGATACCATGAGCGGCATTAACTGGTGTACCGTTCCCGTCACCATTGTGGAGATGGGATTTATGACCAATCCCACAGAGGATTTGAATATGGCGGATGAGGGATATCAGAGCCAGCTTGCCGCAGGCATTGCGGACGGGGTGGACGCATATTTTGGGAATTAGAGAAAGGATACGGGGATATGGGACTGGCAGGAGAGGAACGAAAAAAAGATGAGAAAATAAACGGTGTAATTTATGATATGTCACCTTCTCCGGATTTTCGGCATGGAATTGTAAATAACAATATTAACAGAAAAATAGGAAATGGTTTACAGAACAGCCTGTGTCTTGTATTTATGGAGAATTTGGATTTCAAATATCATCCGGATGAAAATGATGATTATGTATGTCCGGATATTATGGTAATCTGCGACCGCAGTCATTTAAAAGGCGGGAGTTACAGCGGAGTTCCCAGATTTATTGCAGAAACACTGAGTCCTTCCACAGCAAAAAGAGATAAAACAGAAAAAAAAGAAATTTATGAAAAAGCAGGTGTGGAAGAATACTGGATTGTTTCACCGCAGGGATTCCTGGAAATATACTGTCTGGAAAATGGAACATATATTCTGGAACAAAGTCATATGCTGCAGAGCGACAGGGAAATGCCATATTATAATGCAGATACGGAGATAACATTAAAAACATTTCCCCATATCAAAATGACGCTGGGGGAGATTTTTGAAGGTGTGGAAGCCTAGTGTAACACTCCGGTGTTTTTTCAGAAGATATCCGGAAAAGCACCGGAAATTCAGAAAAACCGGTTCAGCAGTCCATCCAGAACCTGAAGTAAAACAGATAAAAATCCCCATCCCATGCTGAACATGGCCCACAGATAGAAAGCCAGTTCCATAAAAAGCCAGTTTCCTGTGAGAAACAGATACGGGACCAGCAGCAGAAGCAGAAGGCCGGCTGCTGTGGCCAGTAAAACGCCTGTGTATCCCAGATAAGTCAGTTTTCCCATATCTGCTCCATGAATATCCTTTTCACATTGCAGCAGGGTAAAAAAATGCTGATACAGGGTTTTTGCCCGAAAAGCCCGGATATATCTGTGGCCGCCCCGGAAACTTCGGTATTCACAGCCTGCGGCCAGAGCAACATAAACCCCTGCTATACACAATACCAGTCTTAATATTCTGAAAATCATATCTTAATCTCCTGGTTTTGAAAATGTAAAATCAGTCTGTTCTTTCAACAAACAGATGTGAATTTTTGTATTCATGTTCCAGCAGCCATTCTTTGATATCCAGTCCGCCTGCATAACCCACAAGGGAACCGTTGCTCCCAATGACCCGGTGACAGGGAATGATAATCATGATGGGGTTGCGGTTATTTGCCATACCCACCGCCCGACAGCCTTTTGGGTTTTCAACCTGTACTGCAATTT is from Lachnospiraceae bacterium JLR.KK002 and encodes:
- a CDS encoding Uma2 family endonuclease is translated as MGLAGEERKKDEKINGVIYDMSPSPDFRHGIVNNNINRKIGNGLQNSLCLVFMENLDFKYHPDENDDYVCPDIMVICDRSHLKGGSYSGVPRFIAETLSPSTAKRDKTEKKEIYEKAGVEEYWIVSPQGFLEIYCLENGTYILEQSHMLQSDREMPYYNADTEITLKTFPHIKMTLGEIFEGVEA
- a CDS encoding N-acetylmuramoyl-L-alanine amidase — translated: MKKYRKRTVWMAFLMVAAILCGGCGNVGKSAGQNSQALEQQTEKQESSGTETADNPEQSDTEETAESAPKENPDEGKNPNTEENLDAEPDSPALNKETTVYAREEVVTTSSVNVRTAPSTDSEVYQTSARRSEFVRTADDGTWSAVELEGKEYYIASEYLKLKSEMTDNGYLVVIDAGHQGKGNSEQEPIGPGASETKAKVASGTSGCASGLNEYELTLAVSLKLQAELEARGYQVLMVRTSHDVNISNSERAAVANNAGADAFIRVHANGSDDSSEHGILTICPTSGNPYMGSLYSQCRSLSECVLDGAVNATGANKKYIWETDTMSGINWCTVPVTIVEMGFMTNPTEDLNMADEGYQSQLAAGIADGVDAYFGN
- the arcC gene encoding carbamate kinase is translated as MRKKKIVIALGHDALGTTLPEQKSATKKTAGAVVDFIKDDYQVVISHSNGPQVGMIHTAMAEFCRIYPEYTATPMSVCSAMSQGYIGYDLQNAIRTELLNRGIYKPVSTILTQVCVDPYDEAFYRPSKEIGRFMTEEEAEAEEKKGNHVVKTDRGYRRIVAAPRPVDIVEIDAIRALLDADQIVIACGGGGIPVLAQGHRLKGASAVIEKDSAAGKLADLVDAERLVILTGVEQVCLNFGTDQETPIDEMTTEQARSYMEEGQFEAGTMLPKIEAAIEFIGNSAVRSALITRLEVSRDGVKKAPGTLIHK
- the pyk gene encoding pyruvate kinase; amino-acid sequence: MKNLRKTKIICTLGPATDKEDVLKQLMIEGMNVARFNFSHGTHEEQGERLKKVKRLREELDLPVASLLDTKGPEIRLRELKDGKAMLEAGQKFTLTTEEILGDASRVSITYKDLVKDVEPGCRILIDDGLIELIVDEVTDTEIVCHVINGGMISNKKGVNVPNVELTMPYISEKDYEDIVFGIENDFDFVAASFVRTADDVLQIRKIFEEKNCNNINIISKIENMQGVENIDEIIRVSDGIMVARGDMGVEIPLEDVPVIQKMMIKKVIEAGKQVITATQMLDSMMKNPRPTRAEATDVANAIYDGTSAIMLSGETAAGLYPVEALKTMVKIAIRTEQDINYTARFKARQNPDNPDITNAISHATCTTANDLNAAAIITVTQSGRTARMISKYRPDCTIIGGSMYPKVCRQLNLSWGVTPLIMEPKEDADELFEHAVDVVERAGLISMGDITVITGGVPLGVSGTTNILKVHVAGHILLTGEGISDKSVSASLCVCKNVSELRRNFKAGDIIVAKETSNEMMEQIREASGLIVEEGGAGSHAVIAGLSLDIPVLIRAEYATDILKTGAYVTLDAKEGIVSCNR